A window of Loxodonta africana isolate mLoxAfr1 chromosome 3, mLoxAfr1.hap2, whole genome shotgun sequence genomic DNA:
CTGCTGCACCTTATCCTTCTATGGCTGAGTCCATCTCCACACCTTTTCCCTTCAGGTCCTCAAACAAAATGAATGATCAGAAATCAATTTGAGACctcttaaaaaatacaaattatctgaTCACAGTCACAGATCCAGACTCTCATGGAGATGGAGCCTGGGAATCTCTCTTTTGTAAAAGTTCCTCCAGGTGACTCTGAGGCAGCAGGACTATGAACCAGTGTTTGGGGATTAATGCAGGCTGTCGCTTACCGGGGTGACCAGCAGTGTGTCTGTGGAAAACAGCACCTATAGCAATTAGTTTTAAAATGCTGAaggatctctcacagctggtggtGGAAACTGCGATGGGCCAATAGACACTGCTCATTGGTGCCTTCCCTCCCTTCAAGCTGCGCCCAGGGCGTGCGCCATACCTGTCAAACCCTGGGTAAACCTCCCAGCCACCTTCTTCTGGATGTGTTGATAAACATCAGCAGTGTTTTCAGCTTACAGAATTAGACTGAAGATGGCCGGAGTAAGTCTCACTCAAAATGTCTTCATTTCCACAGTGTATATGACTTCACTCCCAAGGCAAGAAAACTTTGTCCCCCACTTGCACTCTTCAAGAACTGCCTCCTAGTTCTTTGAATAACTTCTCTGAACCTTAACATGACCTTTTAGGCTCCATTATCCGGCCGATGGCTGACTGACTCTCCTCTCCGTCTCCTCTTTCCTTTACATTGGACCTGCTGCTAacagtgggggtgggggctgaCGATTCATGCAATGTGCTCCCTAACTTCTATTTTCTCAGTTAAATTAAAGATAGGTGGGGAGTTGGGAACCTGTTTAGAGCAATAAAGATCTGAAAATTTTCTAAGGGGAATGGTACAGGACTTGACTTAGGAAGAGAAAAGGGGCTGTTGATCAGCCTCAAAGACCCCGCTGAGTTGAAGGTCATATTTATATCCACCAGACAATTCTGTTATCTCCTCCATAAGCTCAGAAACCCAGGAGGAGAGAAAATTGACAATTGTGTAAATCAGTGTCTGGATACTGGCAAAGCAGAAAGTCAAGAGAATGAAACATACTAGTATAAAAGAAAATTTCTGGGATAGACCTAAAAAGAAGATTCCACCATTTTGTCCCAAAGCTCACAGATGGTAAAGGCAAGAGTACATTTGTTTTGCCCTATTTGATCTGTTCACCATTTAATTTAATTCTCGTCTCTGGCTTGCCCACCAATGGTTCTAACCGTTGGACCATATAGCTGCTGGAAGTCAGTGGAGGTAAGGTGGGTGTGCTGGATGTAATTTTCCAACACAATAAATGAAGCTACCAAAGTTATGCTACATTTTATAATCATTCTCTTCCTTAGTTAGAGTTAAGACTGGAAAACTTGATTTTTATGGAGATAGTGTACCCGTTCTTTACTGCATTTGATTCTTTGCATTTCATAGAAGACTCAACATGTATAACAAAGCACACGTGTTtctcaacatgaagaaattggagacaaCAGCAGTTACATTTAAACATactgacaataacaattgaattatatttttgtttttaaaaggtttcaattatttttaattaaacccATGCCATAAATTAATCCAGCTGCTTCAATTTTCAGGTTTATCATTTCCTTGTCCATTTCCTTTGCTACTTCTCTTCCCACTGTACACTCATATTAATCAAGGAAACGGGCAGCAGCAACGAAGCAAGCAGTGTTGGAAGCCAATGGCTACAATTAAATTATTGGTGACATTTGCTTATATGTTCAAGGCTGAAATTTCAGGGGTACATTTTCTCCTGAAAGGACACACTTTCTCAACACTGAAACCCAGAGTTCTGTTATCAAATTACATCTACATTACATCACTGGGTAATGATACTGACCCAAAATAGAAAGTGAAATCATCTACTTTTTCTGCCAAGAGAAAGGCTAAAGCCAAAATTCAGTAATGGTCTTGTTTTCCTACGATTATTTAGACTAGTGCCCTCTTAACTGAGGGGATGTTTTTATCCAAGAGAAGTGGTTATCCCGAAGGTAGCTGCTGTGAGGGCAggggaaggggagaaggtgaAGAGGTTTGAGGCTTCCCTCACCCATCCTGGACCACTATATAATGCATATCTTCAGGAACCAAGGCAGTTTAGAATTTGTGCGCGTTGCTCCCTTCTCTGTCTTTGTGCCACTTGTACAGTTTAGGTGTATTCAAGCGCTTAAAGCATTTTTCTATGATGTTTCACTGGCCTCTTGTTACAGAAAATCCAGTGTGCGTGTACTTGTATCGTTCACGAAAACTTGTACACCAGCCATCATTTCCAGACATGCAGGGCATCCTTTCTCTCCATCCCCCTCACAGTTACAAGGGCACCATGAAGGAAAGCACCTTGGTCACCAGGCACCAGTGCGCAGTCCAGCAGGCCATTCCCAGCGCAGGCTAGGGGTGTCCATTGCTGTGCAGGGCGAACATCCACACCGGGATGCAATGCTCGGGAAAACCCTCCTGCTTCTCCTGGCCCGACACGACCAGCCCACTCTTCCTAATGAGGCTCTGGAGGATGTCCATGTCCCGAGTCACGCTGCTGTCAGAGAGGTCGAAGACACAGCCCTCCAGCGCCACATTGTCCTTCAGTATGATGACACCGTTTTCTTTCAGGCCATCTCGGCACCGGGACAGAAATGCAAGAAGGTCCTTATCTGTCAGGTACCCTACATGTGGGGCCAGGTAGGTGGAGAGACAGGGTGAAATTGTGGGTAGAGAGGGAGGTGAGTAGGAAAGAACACAGGGCTAAGAATCAGGAGGAATAATCGAgaccattcattcactcattcatgaaTTATTTAATAGCCGGGGTTGTTTTAGTTCGAATGTCAATAAGAAGATACTTCTTTTAGGGGGCTCAGTctcccatctataaaataggtATTATACTGTATGGATTGCCTACCTCACAGGCATGAGATTAAATTATTGCCCACCCTATGGGATGCCCCTTCCGTGTCCCCAGAAGACCCAGCTCTATCCTCATTCTTCTCTGCCTTCTgtacacacgtgtacacacacacacacacacacacacacacacacacacacacccagaccAATATCTAATTCACTGCTGTCTCATTTCCTGGGAATTAACATTTTTGGgccccatttttaattttttcagggaTTTAGGTTTCATCTAGGATTTAGATTGATTCGAGGCACTCCCTTTCTAAGGGTGGAAATTGCCCGGCTTGTACAGAGGAATTTGGGAGAAACATCTGGACAATCAGAGCTTTTTAAGAGCTTACGTGATACTTAAGGTTAACTGCTCTAAGCACAACTGCAGCTAAATCTCCCTTTCAGTTCTCTCTCCCGTTCCAGGAATCCTCAAATTAGCCCCATGCATTGTCTTCTCCTGCTGGGAAGGGAGAAGGGCAGATGCAATGCCAGGGAGAACTAACCGGAGACCCACTGAATCCAGATGACATCATATCTCCTGACTGGGGGCGTGAATTCCTGCAGGCTGTAGCAGTGGTAACTTTCTACCTTGTCCCCTTTGACTTGCAGGTAATTCTGAGCTTCCAGGAGGAAAGACTCCATCATGTCCACGAGTTCCACACTGCTGAAAACCGGCAGTAAGACATGCTTGCTGACCCTTCCAATCCCAGAGCCGCAGTCCAAGGCACAGTCTGTTCCAGCTTTCCCCGGCCCCTGCAGAAAGGGACCTTGTGGAATACTTCAAGTACAGATACCCAGCCTGCACCCTGGCCACTCCAATTAACTTTTAAATCAACTTTACTGAGGTCAGTTTCCACACAATGAGATACACcatcttaagtgtacaattcaatgagttTCGACAAATGTGAACACGGTGTTATCACTAATATAATCAAGGTATGAAATCAAACCCGttgtcctcaagtcgattccaactcatagcgaccctatacgacagagtagaacttcccatagggtttcccaggagcccctggtggatctgaactgccaaacttttggttagccgcagtagcacttaaccactataccaccaggctttccattcaaggtatatcaaaccaaacccactgctgtcgagtcgattccgactcatagcgaccctataggacagagtagaactgcccgatagagtttccaaggagcgcctagtggattcgaactgctgacctcttggttagcagctgtagcacttaaccactacgccaacagggtaaAGGATTCAATTACCTTTTTCGAAATCTCCAATCATTCCCAGTTTTACATTATTTTCTCCATATATAGAtctttaaaagaattgaaaaatacaatttttaaaagtaaaatcttAGGTTTGAAAACTTGGTAATTTTCTCCCACAAAAAATGGGCCATCAACAGCCCTATGAAGATAAGAGCTTTGGTGACCATGAATCTGTGTTGAATCCACAGCTAAATGGACCTACTCTGTAGGTTataactatgaaaaaaaaaaaaagagtaatgatAGACTTTCtgagttttaaaattactttgAAAATCATTCAGTGGAAACATTTTAATTCATATTGGATGACTGAAATTATAATTTTTCAAAAACTGATTTTAGAGACACTGAACGATCTACTCTTCTTGTGTGGATGGTAAATTTTAGAACCTGAGCTGAGGGAATGCTAACTGCCCCATTCTCAGGTCAAGGTTTTATTTCAAACCCAGCCCTCATGGCACACAGAACTTTCTTAGTGGGTAAAGATTGGTTCCAGCAAAGTCTTCTTTCGTGCTAAAAATCTATTTTTGCTTTTGTCCCAGAAACAACTACATGATTTACTGGGCACAAAATCCTTAAaagtgattttttattttaaagtaggtCTGTGCGTTACATTAACGGGTagggagggggaagaggagaTGAATCAGCCAAGGGAAACTTTGTCAAACTTGCTTCTATAGAGTAAAATACTTTCTGATTTATGAAGATTCAGCTGGTCTAAATTATTTGGTCATAGTTGGGATGGCTGCTGAATAGGTTTTGTGCTAGAAATTACAGTAAAAAGATGCTTGAAGTTGCCAATCAAGATATTAAGGAGAAAGCCTGCTCTTGATTCTCAGGAactgaagattaaaaaaacacattgGGCTACAGATTAAAGGTGAAGTATGAGCTCAGGGAAACATCAGAAAAGCTGCTTTCCAGTCCACTGAAAGAGCCTTCCTTACGGCCAGAAAGGTAAAATGGACACAGAAAGTAAAGCAGTTGTAGCTTCAAgtagaataataataatttactAAGTACTTCTATGTGCCAAGATCTTTACATCCATAATAACTATTATAATCAAAACAACTCTACAAGGCAATGATTATTAACT
This region includes:
- the NTMT2 gene encoding N-terminal Xaa-Pro-Lys N-methyltransferase 2, which produces MAHLGAHFAFRSRWQKTDDELCRHSMSFILHKAIRNDFFQSYLYLLEKISLVKLYALTSQVIDGEMQFYARAKLFYQEVPATEEGMMGSFIELSNPDVQASQEFLRKFVGGPGKAGTDCALDCGSGIGRVSKHVLLPVFSSVELVDMMESFLLEAQNYLQVKGDKVESYHCYSLQEFTPPVRRYDVIWIQWVSGYLTDKDLLAFLSRCRDGLKENGVIILKDNVALEGCVFDLSDSSVTRDMDILQSLIRKSGLVVSGQEKQEGFPEHCIPVWMFALHSNGHP